Proteins encoded by one window of Phosphitispora fastidiosa:
- a CDS encoding phosphosulfolactate synthase produces MKAVAGFGLVNPWEGTIAFPDKARLSKPRAIGLTMVMDKGLGLSETAELLSVAGECIDYIKLAFGTSALYPGQILRDKVSLIRSWGIHVYPGGTFLEIASIQQQIAGFLVKCRELGFSAIEVSDGTISLTPDERTNIIMQAKDMGYHVLSEVGKKSPVESSGVEEIVSQVSSDLRAGADQVILEARESGKGIGIFDKNGEIRDEFFRNLARHLRDIPGIIWEAPLKNQQLELIRTFGPNVNLGNIPPGEVLALEALRVGLRSDTLKDILCRQIPLAMV; encoded by the coding sequence ATGAAAGCTGTGGCCGGATTTGGTTTGGTGAACCCATGGGAAGGGACCATAGCATTCCCTGATAAAGCCAGGTTATCAAAACCCAGGGCAATAGGCTTAACAATGGTCATGGACAAGGGCTTAGGGTTATCTGAGACTGCAGAATTGCTGTCAGTTGCGGGAGAGTGTATTGATTATATAAAACTGGCTTTTGGTACTTCTGCCCTGTATCCCGGTCAAATACTCAGAGATAAGGTTTCCCTAATCAGATCATGGGGAATTCATGTCTACCCCGGGGGAACATTTCTGGAAATCGCGTCAATCCAGCAGCAAATTGCAGGTTTCCTTGTTAAATGCCGCGAGCTCGGGTTCTCAGCCATTGAAGTTTCCGACGGAACCATCAGTTTAACCCCTGATGAGAGAACAAACATAATAATGCAGGCAAAAGATATGGGATATCACGTACTCAGTGAGGTTGGTAAAAAATCGCCCGTGGAAAGTTCCGGGGTTGAAGAAATTGTGTCCCAGGTGAGCAGTGACCTGAGAGCAGGAGCTGATCAGGTGATTCTGGAGGCCAGAGAGTCAGGAAAAGGAATCGGCATCTTTGATAAAAACGGTGAGATTCGAGATGAATTTTTCAGAAATCTTGCTCGTCATCTCAGAGACATTCCAGGGATTATCTGGGAGGCCCCGCTTAAAAATCAGCAATTAGAGCTTATCAGAACCTTCGGACCCAATGTAAATCTCGGCAATATCCCTCCGGGGGAGGTTCTGGCTCTTGAAGCCCTGCGGGTTGGTCTGCGGAGTGATACTTTAAAAGACATCCTATGCAGACAAATACCCCTGGCCATGGTGTGA
- the minC gene encoding septum site-determining protein MinC: MNGDIISIKGTRNGLVALINTEYDFTEIKNMLRVKIVNSRGFFKGARITFHYPSDKFLTEEMTVELENICSEYGLLPDRQITWPTASEPRNITAQANNEVAVSLADDVNPVMKEASPSLPESGITQADREPSLLVNRSLRSGQKISYDGNVIIMGDVNPGSEITASGNIVVWGSLRGVVHAGAGGKQDCSIMAFRLKPVQLRIASIISRSPENQQLTSYPEVASLANGKMVIEPYLTYGLRKN, translated from the coding sequence ATGAACGGTGACATCATCAGCATCAAGGGCACCCGCAACGGACTGGTTGCTCTGATTAATACAGAATATGACTTCACCGAAATCAAAAATATGCTAAGGGTAAAAATTGTAAATTCGAGAGGGTTCTTTAAAGGGGCTCGGATAACATTCCATTATCCGTCAGATAAGTTCCTCACGGAAGAGATGACCGTAGAACTGGAGAACATTTGCAGCGAATATGGGCTGCTGCCGGACAGGCAAATTACCTGGCCCACAGCGTCGGAACCCAGAAATATCACTGCACAGGCTAATAACGAGGTGGCCGTATCGCTGGCAGATGATGTCAACCCTGTTATGAAGGAGGCATCTCCTTCTCTCCCGGAATCAGGCATCACACAGGCTGACCGGGAACCCAGCCTTCTGGTCAACCGCAGTTTGCGTTCAGGACAGAAAATTTCCTATGATGGAAATGTTATTATTATGGGTGATGTCAATCCCGGCTCTGAGATTACAGCTTCCGGCAATATAGTAGTTTGGGGCAGTCTGCGGGGAGTTGTTCATGCAGGCGCCGGCGGAAAACAAGACTGTTCAATTATGGCATTTCGCCTGAAACCTGTTCAGTTAAGGATTGCTTCAATTATCAGCCGGTCTCCCGAGAATCAGCAGTTAACTTCTTATCCTGAGGTAGCCAGTCTGGCTAACGGAAAAATGGTTATCGAACCTTACCTTACATATGGACTGAGGAAAAACTGA
- a CDS encoding DUF1858 domain-containing protein, producing MIAENTIILEVIRNYPESVKVFAKYGLKCLG from the coding sequence TTGATAGCAGAAAACACAATTATCCTTGAGGTTATCCGCAATTACCCGGAATCGGTGAAGGTTTTTGCCAAATACGGTCTTAAATGCCTTGGCTGA
- a CDS encoding NUDIX domain-containing protein, whose protein sequence is MEEKTVASRTIYKGKVLDLKVDTVTLPNGKTTDREVVVHRGAVAVVAVNETGDIILIKQFRYPTGKILWEIPAGKIDAGEVPQEGALRELAEETGFGAREWQHLATFYTSPGFSDELMYVYLARDLYPDKKEMDDDEFIEIHPIPMQNATEMIERGEIADAKSIAGILLASLRIEAT, encoded by the coding sequence TTGGAAGAAAAAACTGTTGCCAGCAGAACCATATACAAAGGTAAGGTTCTTGACCTTAAGGTAGATACAGTTACCCTTCCAAATGGGAAGACGACTGACCGGGAAGTAGTGGTACACCGGGGGGCGGTCGCAGTGGTGGCGGTTAACGAAACGGGTGATATTATTTTAATAAAGCAGTTCCGGTATCCCACCGGAAAAATACTGTGGGAAATACCTGCCGGCAAGATTGATGCAGGTGAGGTTCCTCAGGAAGGTGCGTTAAGGGAATTGGCCGAAGAAACCGGGTTCGGAGCCAGGGAATGGCAGCATTTGGCAACTTTTTACACCTCGCCTGGTTTCAGTGATGAATTAATGTATGTTTATCTCGCCAGAGACTTATATCCTGATAAAAAGGAAATGGATGACGATGAATTCATTGAAATTCACCCGATACCTATGCAAAACGCCACTGAGATGATTGAGCGCGGTGAAATAGCAGATGCCAAGTCGATAGCCGGGATTCTGCTGGCATCTTTGCGGATTGAGGCTACCTGA
- a CDS encoding DUF3786 domain-containing protein has product MHQINVFSEAVRLFAAADPFEMAAKAGAVYKESEKVIHLKYLGYDVTIEYPSGKMRWAYRETPVINDQVLILQYLQQSCGVLPRGKWVSFMQLPDGPHHHAPFVAEAIKPLADTFGRGGHNLDMFRAVTAKFSAQSIDMADCGAVIPVFSKLPLAVCIWTGDDEFEANANILFDSTAPLHLTTAALWVMGAEVSRKLRHTNGQQYI; this is encoded by the coding sequence ATGCATCAAATAAACGTGTTTTCTGAGGCTGTCAGGCTTTTTGCAGCAGCAGATCCGTTTGAAATGGCTGCAAAAGCAGGGGCTGTATATAAAGAGTCGGAAAAAGTGATTCACCTTAAATATCTCGGTTATGATGTTACCATAGAGTATCCTTCCGGAAAGATGCGATGGGCCTACCGGGAAACACCTGTAATCAATGACCAGGTACTTATTTTACAGTACCTGCAGCAGTCCTGTGGGGTTCTGCCACGGGGAAAATGGGTTTCCTTCATGCAACTTCCGGATGGACCGCACCATCATGCACCGTTTGTGGCAGAAGCCATCAAACCATTAGCTGACACATTTGGCCGGGGTGGCCACAATCTCGATATGTTTAGAGCTGTGACCGCAAAGTTTTCAGCGCAATCAATTGACATGGCCGACTGCGGGGCAGTGATTCCGGTTTTTTCAAAACTGCCGCTGGCAGTCTGCATCTGGACCGGTGATGACGAATTTGAAGCCAATGCCAACATCCTATTTGACAGCACAGCCCCACTTCACCTGACTACAGCAGCATTATGGGTAATGGGTGCTGAGGTTTCCAGAAAACTGAGGCATACTAATGGACAACAATATATTTAA
- a CDS encoding DUF441 domain-containing protein produces MWGETILLSLIIIGILGKSSVLATASCILLIIKLTRLYSLFPLLERRGLELGLMFLMISVLVPFATGKISPAEIAGSFTSVTGVAAILGGALATYMNGQGLNMLKLDPELMVGLVVGGIIGIVMFRGIPVGPLMAAGLAALFIKFIQLFR; encoded by the coding sequence ATGTGGGGTGAGACTATTCTTTTATCACTGATAATAATAGGAATCCTGGGAAAGTCCAGTGTATTGGCCACAGCTTCGTGTATTCTGCTGATAATTAAACTGACCCGGCTGTATTCACTTTTCCCTCTTCTCGAAAGGCGCGGTCTCGAGTTAGGGTTAATGTTTTTGATGATTTCGGTACTGGTCCCTTTTGCTACAGGTAAAATATCTCCGGCGGAAATCGCCGGCAGCTTTACAAGTGTCACCGGAGTTGCGGCGATACTGGGTGGCGCGTTAGCTACCTATATGAACGGTCAGGGTCTGAACATGCTCAAATTGGACCCTGAACTTATGGTAGGCCTCGTTGTCGGGGGAATTATCGGTATAGTTATGTTCCGGGGAATTCCCGTCGGCCCTCTTATGGCAGCCGGACTGGCTGCCCTTTTCATTAAGTTTATTCAACTTTTCAGGTAA
- a CDS encoding small, acid-soluble spore protein, alpha/beta type, with the protein MSGRHGIMSDALKYELAKELGVLETVQKDGWGDVSSRNCGNLVRLAIARAEQAMADGTLLNK; encoded by the coding sequence ATGTCAGGAAGGCATGGAATCATGTCCGATGCCCTGAAATATGAACTGGCAAAGGAACTCGGTGTTCTCGAAACCGTTCAGAAGGACGGTTGGGGTGACGTATCCTCGAGAAACTGTGGTAATCTGGTCCGCCTGGCTATTGCAAGAGCTGAACAAGCGATGGCAGATGGTACACTCCTGAACAAATAA
- a CDS encoding sensor domain-containing diguanylate cyclase translates to MTDKSGFPNSGKRYKLGASLHQNSILLRKRLEDYRLKNAELISQLERTEFESKLFREINTAITSTFELQEILSLILQVLTTLVNTQGVSVILINETDNTLRIAESYGLATKDIENFYIYYARLNEGFFYEMTVEKKPRFFERDTGVFPLLLSVPLISRNKVIGFLNIHSMYKNKPLTTEKTFLVYALASQASIAISNAQMFGAMREQAIMDQCTGLYNFRYFQQRLDEEMTYAEENNEPLSLMILDIDHFKRVNDTWGHLYGDTVLRELANLLKRNVRSGDAVCRYGGEEFAIILPRCENEIAQKIAERIRVRIQETTANDRRNVFKDPITVSIGVSGYTTGVSKNILIRQADLALYWAKNNGRNKSHLFNPDLNMEYEKYNQK, encoded by the coding sequence ATGACAGACAAAAGCGGTTTTCCAAACTCAGGGAAGAGATATAAACTGGGAGCTTCACTGCACCAAAATTCGATTTTGCTGCGGAAAAGGCTGGAGGATTACCGTCTTAAGAATGCCGAATTAATATCACAGTTAGAGAGAACCGAATTTGAGAGTAAGCTTTTTCGGGAAATTAATACGGCCATAACTTCAACCTTCGAGCTGCAGGAAATCCTCTCTTTAATATTACAGGTCCTGACTACCCTTGTAAATACCCAGGGAGTATCGGTTATCCTGATTAACGAAACTGACAACACGCTTCGGATAGCTGAGAGCTATGGTCTTGCTACTAAGGATATCGAAAATTTCTATATCTATTATGCCAGACTAAACGAAGGATTCTTCTATGAAATGACTGTAGAGAAAAAACCCAGGTTCTTCGAAAGAGATACCGGTGTTTTCCCTCTTCTTCTATCCGTTCCCCTGATTTCCAGAAACAAGGTCATTGGTTTTTTAAATATCCACTCGATGTACAAAAACAAGCCCCTGACCACTGAAAAAACGTTTCTGGTTTATGCTCTTGCCAGTCAGGCATCTATTGCCATCAGCAATGCCCAGATGTTTGGCGCTATGCGGGAACAGGCAATAATGGATCAGTGCACCGGACTATATAATTTCCGGTACTTCCAGCAAAGGCTCGATGAAGAAATGACCTATGCTGAAGAAAACAATGAACCCTTGTCACTGATGATTCTGGATATAGATCATTTCAAGCGGGTCAACGACACCTGGGGTCACTTATATGGGGATACCGTACTACGGGAATTAGCCAACCTGCTGAAGCGGAATGTCAGATCCGGAGATGCGGTATGCCGTTATGGAGGCGAAGAATTTGCCATTATCCTGCCCAGGTGTGAAAATGAAATAGCGCAAAAAATAGCTGAGAGGATTAGGGTCAGAATCCAGGAAACAACTGCCAATGACAGGAGAAATGTCTTTAAAGATCCAATCACCGTCAGTATCGGTGTCTCCGGATATACTACAGGTGTCAGCAAAAATATCCTTATCCGACAGGCGGACCTTGCTCTTTATTGGGCTAAAAACAATGGCCGCAACAAATCCCATCTCTTTAATCCGGACTTGAATATGGAATATGAAAAATATAATCAAAAATAA
- the iadA gene encoding beta-aspartyl-peptidase codes for MINLFKLILNGELYAPEYLGKSDILMAGEKIALVNNDIGKITGIPEIEEVDATDYFVVPGFIDQHVHIAGGGGEGGPVTRTPEITVSRLTTAGITTVVGLLGADGITRSVAELLAKARALEQEGLSAYIFTGAYEIPTRTLTGSVRSDLVLIDKVLGVGEIAISDHRSSQPTLEMLVKVAAEARIGGLLGKKPGIVHAHIGEGKRGLALLFDLALKTDIPVQQIIPTHVNRIKRLLSDTVELVKLGAFADLTAGIYPENTSPDAVEVCDALAFLMKKGVDIASLTISSDGNGSLPAFDDRGNLTSIRVGSVKVLWEDVRKTVLNETLPLEKALSLITRNPALILGLLPVKGTIAPGSDADIVMLDRDLNIQKVFARGRLMVDRGFPVVRGYFEN; via the coding sequence GTGATAAATCTGTTTAAGCTAATACTAAACGGCGAACTCTATGCTCCTGAATACCTTGGCAAAAGCGACATTCTGATGGCCGGCGAAAAAATTGCTCTGGTAAACAATGATATTGGAAAAATTACCGGTATCCCTGAGATTGAAGAAGTAGACGCCACAGATTATTTTGTGGTTCCCGGCTTCATCGACCAACATGTTCACATAGCCGGAGGAGGCGGTGAAGGCGGACCCGTAACCAGAACTCCCGAAATAACTGTCAGCAGACTGACAACAGCAGGAATAACCACGGTTGTGGGGCTCTTAGGAGCTGACGGAATAACCAGAAGTGTGGCCGAATTGCTGGCAAAGGCTCGCGCCCTGGAACAGGAGGGACTCTCAGCCTACATCTTTACCGGCGCCTATGAAATCCCAACCCGGACCCTGACCGGCTCCGTAAGGTCTGACCTGGTCCTGATTGACAAGGTCCTCGGTGTTGGTGAAATCGCAATCTCCGACCATCGCTCATCACAGCCAACCCTGGAAATGCTGGTGAAGGTAGCTGCTGAAGCCAGGATTGGCGGACTGCTGGGTAAAAAACCAGGGATTGTGCATGCCCATATCGGTGAAGGGAAACGGGGTCTGGCCTTACTGTTCGACCTGGCCCTAAAAACTGATATTCCCGTGCAGCAGATAATCCCAACACATGTTAATCGTATTAAACGTTTGCTTAGCGACACTGTAGAACTGGTTAAACTGGGGGCTTTTGCTGATCTGACAGCGGGAATATATCCTGAAAACACCTCTCCCGATGCGGTAGAGGTGTGTGATGCCTTAGCATTCCTGATGAAAAAAGGTGTGGATATCGCAAGCTTAACTATTAGCTCTGACGGCAATGGCAGTCTCCCGGCTTTTGATGACCGGGGAAACCTGACAAGCATCCGGGTAGGCTCAGTTAAAGTACTCTGGGAAGATGTCCGGAAAACTGTCCTTAATGAGACCCTTCCTTTGGAAAAAGCCCTGTCCCTGATTACCCGAAATCCAGCCTTGATATTAGGGCTACTGCCTGTTAAGGGAACTATCGCCCCCGGAAGCGATGCTGATATAGTCATGCTGGACAGGGATCTGAACATCCAAAAAGTCTTTGCCCGGGGAAGGCTAATGGTTGACCGCGGCTTCCCGGTTGTTAGAGGGTATTTCGAAAATTAA
- a CDS encoding sensor histidine kinase, with translation MIKNRLFIKILVTYLCIIISTLAMLGVLLSFLLNNFFIYNKQMEMQVKSNDITKLVKPFLINKRDPAELISLLNLADRNLGTEIWVIDPRGFVIAAAADQEAHEGNLVDPADIREMQQGKVSIRKGKSQLYDETVLWVITPVVEENNRVIGGIIMYSPIIGIAQTMLKVRNLFIYSAVVSILFSTVVVYFLSRYVTGPLQKMNRVAKQLASGNLAERVSVKQGDEIGDLGMAFNHMAAQIEKNEKMRRDFLADVSHELRSPLTSIQGFIEAMIDGKDKTPEKRKKYLGILHDESLRLARLVNELLDLSKLESGSMNIVRESVDMAKIVQDSAIRVNAAVNDKEIRVYQDEPGQNVMVMGNRDRLEQVMTNLLDNACRFAPAGSEIGVRLSGNAADITVSVRDQGEGIPEEDLPHIWERFYKVDKARSRGQGGTGLGLAIVKHIIQSLGGRVFVSSVKGSGTEIGFVLPRSR, from the coding sequence ATGATAAAAAACCGGTTATTTATCAAGATTCTGGTAACTTATTTATGTATAATTATTTCTACACTGGCTATGCTGGGTGTTCTCCTGTCCTTTTTGTTAAACAATTTTTTTATCTATAACAAGCAAATGGAAATGCAGGTGAAGTCAAATGACATCACCAAACTGGTAAAACCCTTTTTAATAAACAAAAGGGACCCTGCAGAGCTTATCAGTCTGCTCAACCTGGCTGACAGGAACCTGGGTACGGAAATATGGGTTATTGACCCCAGAGGCTTTGTTATCGCTGCTGCCGCTGATCAAGAAGCACATGAAGGGAATCTGGTAGATCCTGCCGACATCCGGGAAATGCAGCAGGGCAAAGTGAGTATCCGGAAGGGGAAGTCACAGCTCTATGATGAAACAGTTCTCTGGGTCATTACTCCGGTCGTCGAGGAAAACAATCGTGTTATCGGCGGCATTATTATGTATTCGCCAATTATAGGGATTGCCCAGACTATGCTCAAGGTGAGAAATCTTTTTATTTATTCTGCGGTTGTTTCGATTTTGTTTTCTACGGTAGTCGTCTACTTTCTTTCCAGGTATGTAACCGGACCGCTGCAGAAAATGAACAGGGTAGCCAAGCAGCTGGCATCGGGGAATCTTGCGGAACGTGTATCTGTGAAACAGGGTGATGAAATCGGAGATTTGGGCATGGCCTTTAACCATATGGCAGCGCAAATAGAAAAGAACGAGAAGATGAGGCGCGATTTTCTGGCAGACGTCTCCCATGAACTCAGAAGTCCGCTGACAAGCATCCAGGGGTTTATTGAGGCTATGATAGACGGTAAGGATAAGACACCTGAAAAGAGAAAAAAATACCTGGGGATTCTACATGACGAAAGTCTCAGACTGGCAAGACTGGTAAATGAACTCCTGGACCTGTCAAAACTGGAGTCGGGAAGCATGAATATTGTCAGGGAATCTGTAGACATGGCAAAGATTGTTCAGGATTCAGCAATAAGGGTAAACGCTGCAGTTAATGATAAGGAAATAAGAGTTTACCAGGACGAGCCGGGCCAAAACGTGATGGTCATGGGCAATCGGGATAGGCTGGAACAGGTAATGACAAACCTGTTGGATAATGCCTGCAGGTTTGCACCTGCAGGGTCAGAAATAGGGGTCAGACTCTCGGGAAACGCCGCAGATATTACAGTTTCGGTCCGAGACCAGGGAGAGGGAATTCCTGAAGAAGATCTCCCACATATATGGGAAAGGTTCTATAAAGTTGATAAGGCACGCAGCCGCGGTCAGGGAGGTACAGGGCTGGGATTGGCGATAGTAAAACATATTATTCAGTCCCTGGGTGGAAGAGTATTTGTTTCCAGCGTCAAAGGCAGCGGCACGGAAATCGGATTTGTACTACCCAGAAGCAGATAA
- a CDS encoding 2-phosphosulfolactate phosphatase, producing the protein MNVDIIPTLKEVRAQKIYGKTVIVLDIFRCSSTIVTALANGCTEIIPALTPQEAKTILEKNHPENVLIAGEIRGSKCKDFETGNSPLEFQESLVKNRTIILTTTNGTKAIRHCKPAKHVLIGSFLNVNAVCSRALGYQKDIIIVCAGSQGNIALEDVLAAGYHVSILKKQMPDIRFGELARTFYYLYLYFRNNLKQILSTTRSGVNLQNLGCTEDIEYCLQENKFRVVPIFKNNTIRLTQPIALHIEPEY; encoded by the coding sequence ATGAATGTTGATATTATTCCCACGCTGAAGGAAGTAAGGGCTCAGAAAATCTATGGCAAAACTGTCATAGTTTTAGATATCTTCAGGTGCAGCAGCACCATCGTTACCGCACTGGCTAATGGTTGTACCGAAATTATCCCTGCCCTGACCCCGCAGGAAGCAAAAACCATTCTGGAAAAAAACCATCCGGAAAATGTCCTGATTGCCGGGGAAATACGCGGGTCCAAATGCAAGGATTTTGAGACAGGCAACTCACCGCTGGAATTTCAGGAATCGCTGGTAAAGAATAGGACTATTATTCTGACAACTACAAACGGGACTAAAGCCATCAGACACTGTAAGCCCGCAAAGCATGTCCTCATTGGCAGCTTTTTAAATGTCAATGCTGTTTGTTCACGTGCCTTAGGATATCAGAAGGATATCATTATTGTGTGTGCCGGCTCACAGGGCAACATAGCTCTCGAAGATGTGCTGGCCGCAGGATATCATGTTTCCATCCTTAAGAAGCAGATGCCTGATATCAGATTTGGTGAATTGGCCCGAACCTTTTATTACCTGTATCTGTATTTCAGGAATAACCTTAAACAGATATTGTCAACAACCAGGAGCGGAGTTAACCTCCAGAACCTTGGCTGCACAGAAGATATTGAATATTGTCTGCAGGAAAACAAATTCAGGGTTGTGCCGATTTTCAAGAATAATACAATACGATTAACCCAGCCGATAGCGCTGCATATTGAACCCGAATACTAA
- a CDS encoding PilZ domain-containing protein: MRNKTNLLPRRYFRIPFDRPVDFTILKYKRRYITHLSAKHGPGKGHDLGEDGMSFISQYSLPEDIVVRVVFELPGYGDHHILARVIRNTQIDSGYLTAVQFLNLHGPRKDKLRNYIARQTKESYKFLKFFK, encoded by the coding sequence ATGAGAAACAAGACTAATCTGCTTCCAAGGCGGTACTTCCGCATTCCTTTTGACCGCCCGGTGGATTTTACGATTCTAAAATACAAACGCCGTTATATAACTCATTTGAGCGCCAAACACGGTCCAGGTAAGGGCCATGATTTGGGTGAGGACGGCATGAGCTTTATATCCCAATACAGCCTTCCTGAAGATATTGTGGTCAGGGTAGTATTTGAACTTCCGGGATATGGCGACCATCACATTCTTGCCAGGGTTATCCGTAATACACAGATTGATTCCGGGTATCTTACCGCAGTTCAGTTTTTAAATCTTCATGGTCCCAGAAAGGATAAACTGAGAAATTATATCGCCAGGCAGACTAAGGAGAGTTATAAGTTCCTAAAATTTTTTAAATAA
- a CDS encoding response regulator transcription factor: protein MSDTILVVDDDPNICELIKMYLEDDFQVEIANDGRGIPEKIRKICPILVILDIMLPVRDGWEICREIRQEWDIPIIMLTAKGDETDKVLGLELGADDYITKPFSPREMTARVKAVLRRSRSGGSKAQVLRFPGLVLDIESRQVKVDGNPVDFTPKEFDLLLLMASNPGRVFSRESLLDKIWGYDFDGDTRAVDSQVKRLRKKLEILPDNPSYIHTVWGIGYKFEVQP from the coding sequence ATGAGTGATACCATTCTGGTCGTGGATGATGACCCAAATATATGTGAACTTATCAAAATGTACCTGGAAGATGATTTCCAAGTGGAGATTGCCAATGATGGCCGCGGTATTCCGGAAAAAATAAGAAAAATCTGCCCAATCCTGGTTATCCTTGATATCATGCTTCCGGTCAGAGATGGTTGGGAGATATGCCGGGAAATCAGGCAGGAATGGGATATACCAATAATAATGCTGACTGCAAAGGGAGATGAGACGGATAAGGTGCTGGGACTTGAACTCGGGGCAGATGACTATATAACTAAGCCCTTCAGTCCCAGAGAAATGACAGCAAGGGTGAAAGCAGTTCTCAGAAGAAGCCGTTCCGGAGGCAGCAAGGCCCAGGTGTTGCGGTTCCCCGGGCTTGTCCTGGATATTGAAAGCCGCCAGGTAAAAGTCGACGGGAATCCTGTTGATTTCACTCCTAAGGAATTTGACTTGCTTTTGCTGATGGCCTCCAACCCCGGCAGGGTATTTTCAAGGGAAAGTCTGCTTGATAAAATCTGGGGATACGATTTCGATGGGGATACCCGGGCTGTCGATTCCCAAGTCAAGAGACTGCGCAAAAAGCTGGAAATATTACCGGACAATCCCTCATACATACATACAGTTTGGGGGATAGGCTACAAATTTGAGGTGCAGCCATGA
- a CDS encoding MFS transporter — MKAKTIPILAALGAVPFIMVLGNSMLIPVLPEMQKQLGITQFQTSLVISMFSIPAGLAIPFAGFLSDRLGRKKVIAPSLLIYGIGGLIAGIAALCMERCYWLIIAGRIVQGIGAAGTAPVAMALVGDIFTSKERSKALGYIEASNGLGKVVSPILGSLIAIVAWFATFFLFPVLTVPIAVAVWFLVKEPASGNKQQSIRQYLKSVLTLFKNKAAFLITAFITGSLALLLLFGLLFYLSDYLEASLKLFGVKKGFALAGPVLAMSTTSLAAGSLIKKKVSLMKKLIITGLGIITLTLGVLPFFENPWLNIAVMSVTGIGVGLILPCLNTLITSSASTDERGMITSLYGGIRFFGVAAGPPLFGLLDRFGRYVMFWSGAGAALAVGILCVIALPVKTPENQKSSEAEHPSAVRKIGQTLFDTVTFRNSIGQLVTRKPLNKSPDNPKPEKESQSDKKTK, encoded by the coding sequence TTGAAGGCAAAAACCATACCAATCCTTGCGGCTCTAGGGGCAGTGCCTTTTATCATGGTACTTGGAAATTCAATGTTAATTCCGGTGCTTCCTGAAATGCAGAAACAGCTTGGGATTACACAGTTTCAAACGAGTTTGGTAATCTCTATGTTTTCAATTCCGGCAGGTTTGGCAATTCCCTTTGCCGGGTTTTTATCAGATCGCCTGGGGAGAAAAAAAGTCATCGCCCCGTCTTTGCTGATTTATGGAATTGGCGGTCTGATCGCCGGCATTGCCGCACTTTGTATGGAAAGGTGTTATTGGCTGATTATCGCCGGCAGAATTGTCCAGGGTATTGGCGCTGCCGGAACGGCTCCTGTTGCCATGGCCTTGGTGGGAGACATCTTCACCTCAAAGGAAAGGAGTAAGGCTCTGGGATATATTGAGGCTTCCAATGGTCTGGGGAAGGTCGTCAGCCCTATTTTGGGTTCACTTATCGCAATAGTTGCCTGGTTCGCCACTTTTTTCCTGTTCCCCGTCCTTACCGTTCCTATCGCGGTTGCGGTATGGTTTTTGGTAAAAGAACCTGCATCAGGCAATAAACAACAGAGTATCCGCCAGTATTTAAAGTCAGTACTTACGTTGTTTAAAAACAAGGCCGCCTTTTTGATTACAGCATTTATTACCGGGTCTCTGGCCTTGCTGCTGCTGTTTGGCTTGCTGTTTTACCTATCAGACTACCTGGAAGCATCTCTGAAACTGTTTGGGGTAAAAAAGGGCTTCGCCCTGGCAGGACCGGTACTTGCAATGAGTACAACATCCCTGGCTGCAGGAAGTCTTATCAAAAAAAAGGTCTCCCTTATGAAAAAACTGATAATTACCGGTTTAGGCATTATTACTCTCACTCTGGGTGTACTGCCTTTTTTTGAAAACCCATGGTTAAACATTGCGGTGATGTCTGTTACCGGAATCGGTGTAGGGCTGATTTTACCCTGTTTGAATACCCTGATCACCAGTTCTGCCTCCACAGATGAACGGGGAATGATCACATCTCTCTATGGAGGAATAAGATTTTTTGGCGTAGCTGCAGGCCCCCCGCTTTTCGGGCTCCTTGACAGATTCGGCAGATATGTGATGTTCTGGTCCGGTGCAGGTGCAGCCTTAGCTGTTGGAATACTTTGTGTAATAGCCCTCCCGGTCAAAACCCCGGAAAATCAGAAATCTTCTGAAGCGGAGCACCCATCTGCGGTAAGGAAAATCGGGCAGACACTCTTTGATACCGTAACCTTCCGAAACTCTATCGGACAACTGGTAACAAGAAAACCGCTTAATAAAAGCCCGGATAATCCGAAGCCAGAAAAGGAAAGCCAATCTGACAAGAAAACTAAATAA